A genomic window from Candidatus Kouleothrix ribensis includes:
- a CDS encoding transposase, with the protein MAPIPEDITAFLAEPHDSREYRRALAVKLALLGYLYAAISEMLDVTPGFISQAKKAYAQYGVDGFTLKYQGMQPYLSPEERQSVLDWLQDQQEWSVALLQTHIETTYGIVFQSQQSYYQLLDEAKITYKKAQHTNPRHDAALVAAKKRNP; encoded by the coding sequence ATGGCTCCTATTCCTGAAGATATCACCGCCTTTCTGGCTGAACCCCATGATTCACGCGAGTATCGACGCGCACTCGCAGTAAAACTCGCGCTGCTCGGGTATTTGTATGCAGCGATTAGTGAGATGTTGGATGTCACCCCTGGGTTTATTAGCCAGGCAAAGAAAGCCTATGCGCAGTATGGAGTAGATGGATTTACCTTGAAGTATCAAGGGATGCAACCCTATCTGTCGCCTGAAGAACGACAATCCGTGCTTGATTGGTTGCAAGATCAACAAGAATGGTCTGTCGCACTCCTCCAAACGCACATCGAAACAACCTATGGCATCGTGTTTCAATCGCAGCAAAGCTATTACCAACTGCTCGATGAGGCAAAAATAACGTATAAAAAAGCCCAGCACACGAATCCTCGGCATGATGCTGCGCTGGTTGCCGCAAAAAAAAGAAATCCTTGA